The Enterococcus rotai genome includes a window with the following:
- a CDS encoding cell wall elongation regulator TseB-like domain-containing protein, whose protein sequence is MQEQEERNETRKTKILLSIIAILLAIIVMIAIFYVRSTHPRTQAKREATEIAKEYAHLNTVDNFYWFTRKETYFSVTGKDDKGEELVVIIPKSGEKVTVLNQKDGQDESQIRQIIETKYKEKNIQKISLGLYNDQPTWEIVTKNDDGLLSYYLLSFANAEEVMIIKNV, encoded by the coding sequence TTGCAAGAACAAGAAGAACGAAATGAAACAAGAAAAACTAAGATTCTTTTAAGTATAATCGCAATTTTATTAGCGATTATCGTAATGATTGCTATTTTTTATGTTCGCTCAACACATCCAAGAACACAAGCGAAAAGAGAAGCAACTGAAATCGCAAAAGAGTATGCACATTTAAACACAGTTGACAACTTTTATTGGTTTACCAGAAAAGAAACGTATTTCAGTGTAACTGGTAAAGATGATAAAGGGGAAGAACTAGTGGTGATCATTCCTAAATCAGGAGAGAAAGTCACCGTTTTAAATCAAAAAGACGGCCAGGACGAAAGTCAGATCCGCCAAATTATTGAAACAAAGTATAAAGAAAAAAATATTCAAAAAATTAGTTTAGGGTTATACAATGATCAGCCAACTTGGGAGATCGTTACAAAAAACGATGATGGACTATTAAGTTATTATCTCCTATCGTTTGCAAATGCTGAAGAAGTCATGATTATTAAAAATGTCTGA
- a CDS encoding pyridoxal phosphate-dependent aminotransferase, whose protein sequence is MDISKRAQKLEPSVTLAAAAKANALKACGKDILSLTVGEPDFTTPKNIQQAAIQAIESGKASYYTPSAGIKELREAVVQHIETYYQLNYQANNVIITDGAKFALYLLFQAVLNPKDEVIIPVPYWVSYGEQVKLAEGVPVFITCAQENEFKVTVAQLEAAKTAKTKLLILNSPSNPTGMIYSEAELRSIGEWAVANDVLIVSDDIYGRLVYNGAVFTPMASLSPAIQKQTIIINGVSKSYAMTGWRIGYAVGDETIISAMNDIASQSTSNPTAVSQYAALEALTGEQDTVETMRQAFEARLNEIYPIFATLPGFKLEKPHGAFYLFPNIKETLTMCGYSDVTKWVDDLLAEGEVALVTGAGFGAPENVRISYATDLETLKEAAKRIRAFIEKKTAK, encoded by the coding sequence ATGGATATATCAAAACGCGCACAAAAATTAGAACCTTCTGTTACATTAGCGGCAGCAGCGAAAGCGAATGCGCTAAAAGCTTGTGGCAAAGATATTTTAAGTTTAACGGTAGGAGAACCTGATTTCACTACGCCTAAAAATATACAACAGGCAGCAATCCAAGCCATCGAAAGTGGCAAAGCCAGTTATTATACACCGTCAGCCGGAATCAAAGAATTAAGAGAAGCGGTTGTACAGCACATTGAGACTTACTATCAGTTGAATTATCAAGCAAACAACGTAATCATAACAGATGGCGCAAAATTTGCTTTATATCTTCTTTTTCAAGCGGTCTTGAATCCAAAAGACGAAGTGATCATTCCGGTTCCTTATTGGGTAAGTTATGGGGAACAAGTTAAACTTGCAGAAGGAGTTCCTGTTTTTATTACTTGTGCACAGGAAAATGAATTCAAAGTCACTGTAGCACAATTAGAAGCAGCTAAAACGGCAAAAACCAAGTTATTGATTTTAAATTCTCCTTCTAATCCAACTGGAATGATTTATTCTGAAGCTGAATTGCGTAGCATTGGTGAGTGGGCTGTAGCAAATGATGTGTTGATTGTATCAGATGATATTTATGGTAGACTCGTCTATAATGGAGCAGTCTTTACCCCAATGGCTTCTTTGTCACCTGCGATCCAAAAACAAACCATCATTATTAATGGTGTCTCTAAAAGCTACGCCATGACTGGCTGGCGTATTGGTTACGCGGTAGGTGATGAAACAATTATTTCAGCAATGAACGATATTGCCTCGCAATCTACTAGTAATCCTACTGCTGTTAGTCAATATGCAGCACTTGAAGCCTTAACGGGTGAACAGGATACAGTAGAAACTATGAGACAAGCATTTGAAGCACGTTTAAATGAAATTTATCCGATATTTGCTACATTGCCAGGCTTTAAATTAGAAAAACCACACGGCGCATTTTATCTGTTTCCAAATATCAAAGAAACGTTAACGATGTGTGGCTATAGCGATGTTACAAAATGGGTCGATGACTTGTTAGCAGAAGGGGAAGTCGCACTTGTCACAGGGGCTGGTTTTGGTGCTCCAGAAAATGTTCGGATCAGTTACGCAACAGATTTAGAAACATTAAAAGAAGCAGCGAAACGTATCAGAGCATTTATTGAGAAAAAAACAGCAAAATAA
- the asnS gene encoding asparagine--tRNA ligase, which translates to MEQIQIIDSKNHVGETVKIGAWIANKRSSGKIAFLQLRDGTAYFQGIVVKSEVPEEVFQLAKGLTQETSVWITGEIREDSRSKFGYEIGVKGIEVIGESHDYPITPKEHGTDFLMDHRHLWLRSSRQHAIMQIRNEIIRATYEFFNNNNFVKIDPPILTASTAEGTTDLFETNYFDQKAYLSQSGQLYMEAAALAFGKVFSFGPTFRAEKSKTRRHLIEFWMIEPEMAFMHQEESLEVQEQYVAFLVQSVLDNCDHALDVLERDREVLKKYTQLPFPRISYDEAVELLKKNGFDDIEWGDDFGSPHETFIANSFDRPVFILNYPKAIKAFYMKPHPTRDDVVICADMIAPEGYGEIIGGSERAIDHDYLLEQIRNHNLDEKEYSWYLDLRRYGSVPHSGFGLGLERTVTWLAGIEHVREASPFPRLLNRIYP; encoded by the coding sequence GTGGAACAAATTCAAATTATCGATTCAAAAAATCATGTGGGAGAAACAGTAAAAATAGGGGCTTGGATCGCTAACAAACGTTCAAGCGGAAAAATTGCTTTTCTACAATTACGTGATGGAACAGCTTATTTTCAAGGAATTGTTGTGAAAAGTGAGGTTCCAGAAGAAGTTTTCCAGTTAGCGAAAGGCTTGACACAAGAAACATCTGTCTGGATCACTGGAGAAATTAGAGAAGACAGCCGTTCAAAATTTGGTTATGAAATCGGTGTAAAAGGGATCGAAGTGATCGGCGAAAGTCATGATTACCCAATCACGCCTAAAGAACACGGAACCGACTTTTTGATGGATCACCGTCATTTATGGTTACGCTCTTCACGTCAGCATGCGATCATGCAAATCCGTAACGAGATCATTCGGGCAACCTACGAATTTTTCAATAACAATAACTTTGTTAAAATCGATCCGCCGATTTTAACAGCTAGCACAGCAGAGGGTACGACCGACTTGTTTGAAACAAATTATTTTGATCAAAAAGCGTACCTGTCTCAAAGTGGACAATTATACATGGAAGCAGCAGCTTTAGCTTTCGGTAAAGTCTTCTCCTTTGGACCGACTTTTAGAGCGGAAAAATCAAAGACTCGTCGTCACTTGATTGAGTTTTGGATGATTGAACCAGAGATGGCTTTCATGCATCAAGAAGAGAGTTTAGAAGTGCAAGAACAATACGTAGCGTTCCTTGTTCAAAGTGTATTAGACAATTGTGATCATGCTTTGGATGTTTTAGAACGTGATAGAGAAGTCTTGAAAAAATATACACAATTGCCATTCCCACGTATTTCATATGATGAAGCAGTTGAATTATTGAAGAAAAATGGCTTTGATGATATTGAGTGGGGCGATGATTTTGGTTCACCGCATGAAACGTTTATCGCAAACTCATTTGATCGTCCAGTCTTTATCTTAAATTATCCAAAAGCAATCAAGGCCTTCTACATGAAACCACATCCTACGCGTGATGATGTTGTGATTTGTGCGGACATGATCGCACCAGAAGGATACGGTGAAATCATCGGCGGTTCTGAAAGAGCGATCGATCATGATTACTTATTAGAACAAATCCGTAACCATAATCTAGATGAAAAAGAATACTCATGGTATTTAGATTTACGCCGTTATGGTTCAGTGCCTCATTCTGGGTTTGGTTTAGGCTTAGAACGCACAGTAACTTGGTTAGCTGGAATCGAACATGTTCGTGAAGCAAGCCCATTCCCACGTTTGTTAAACCGTATTTATCCATAA
- the murC gene encoding UDP-N-acetylmuramate--L-alanine ligase codes for MSNQEHKLHHFVGIKGSGMSSLALVLFEKGYQVQGSDVEEYFFTQRDLEKAGITILPFNADNISKDMIVIAGNAFPDSHEELVRAKELGAEIIRYHDFISRFIQPYTSIAVTGSHGKTSTTGLLSHILTGLAPTSYLIGDGTGHGDPNAEFFAFEACEYRRHFLAYSPDYAIMTNIDFDHPDYFKSIEDVFSAFQIMAEQVKKGIFAYGEDKYLRQLKTDVPVYYYGLAADDDIQAKNIQRTTEGSSFDVYHNEDLIGHFVLPAFGQHNIMNALGVIAVAYFEKLDMKKVAEEMLTFEGVKRRFTEKKVSDMIIVDDYAHHPTEITATIDGARQKYPEKEIIAVFQPHTFTRTIALMDEFAEALDLADAVYLCDIFGSAREQQGDVKIEDLGNKIQKGGQVIKEENVSPLLDHENAVMVFMGAGDVQKFEQAYETLLSNTTRNVL; via the coding sequence ATGAGCAATCAAGAACATAAATTACATCATTTTGTTGGGATCAAAGGTTCAGGCATGAGTTCATTGGCCCTTGTGTTATTTGAAAAAGGCTACCAAGTGCAAGGCTCAGATGTAGAAGAGTACTTCTTTACCCAACGTGACTTAGAAAAAGCTGGCATTACCATTTTGCCTTTTAATGCAGATAATATAAGCAAAGATATGATCGTCATTGCGGGAAATGCTTTCCCAGACTCGCACGAAGAACTAGTTCGTGCCAAAGAATTAGGGGCTGAAATCATTCGTTATCATGATTTTATTAGCCGCTTTATTCAACCGTATACAAGTATTGCTGTAACTGGTTCTCACGGAAAAACAAGTACAACTGGTTTACTTTCTCATATCTTAACAGGGCTTGCACCAACGAGCTATTTGATTGGTGACGGAACTGGACATGGCGACCCTAACGCTGAATTTTTTGCTTTTGAAGCATGTGAATACCGCCGTCATTTTCTAGCTTATTCGCCGGATTATGCGATCATGACAAATATTGATTTTGATCATCCAGATTATTTTAAGAGCATTGAAGATGTTTTCTCTGCGTTTCAAATAATGGCTGAACAAGTCAAAAAAGGGATATTTGCTTATGGCGAGGACAAATATTTACGTCAATTGAAAACAGATGTACCCGTTTATTATTATGGCTTAGCAGCAGATGATGACATCCAAGCGAAAAATATCCAACGCACAACAGAAGGCTCTTCTTTTGATGTGTATCATAATGAAGACTTAATTGGACACTTTGTGTTGCCTGCATTTGGTCAACATAATATTATGAATGCTTTAGGTGTGATTGCTGTAGCATACTTTGAAAAATTAGATATGAAAAAAGTTGCAGAAGAAATGTTGACCTTTGAAGGGGTTAAACGCCGTTTTACTGAGAAAAAAGTTTCTGATATGATCATTGTGGATGACTATGCACATCACCCAACAGAAATCACAGCAACTATCGATGGTGCTCGTCAAAAATATCCTGAAAAAGAAATCATTGCAGTTTTTCAACCTCATACATTTACACGGACAATTGCGTTGATGGATGAGTTTGCTGAAGCCTTAGATTTAGCCGATGCGGTTTATCTTTGCGATATTTTTGGTTCAGCTAGAGAACAACAAGGCGATGTCAAAATTGAAGATCTAGGCAATAAAATCCAAAAAGGTGGACAAGTGATTAAAGAAGAAAACGTGTCGCCATTATTAGACCATGAAAATGCTGTAATGGTCTTCATGGGTGCCGGGGATGTTCAAAAATTTGAACAAGCATATGAAACGTTACTAAGTAATACAACTAGAAATGTGTTATAA
- a CDS encoding MaoC family dehydratase: MNIGKPRKLGKTIEDIEEGDSLSLTESIEDKDLLLYLGLTNDANPLYIQHDYAQKTEYGKPIVPSIMLMGIITSAISKHLPGPGSHVVNFSVNFVEPVFHYETLTFQFEVIKVDKMKDVVTISIEAVNEEENRVLDAVVMVQPPQVTLADLEQKEGEINE; the protein is encoded by the coding sequence TTGAATATCGGAAAACCGAGAAAATTAGGCAAAACCATCGAAGATATTGAGGAAGGCGATTCGCTGTCTTTAACCGAATCGATCGAAGATAAAGATTTACTTCTTTATTTGGGCTTAACAAACGATGCCAATCCCTTATATATCCAACATGATTATGCCCAAAAAACAGAATATGGCAAACCAATCGTACCATCAATCATGTTGATGGGAATCATTACTAGTGCTATTTCAAAGCATTTACCCGGACCAGGTTCTCATGTCGTCAATTTTTCAGTGAACTTTGTAGAGCCAGTTTTTCATTATGAAACATTGACGTTTCAGTTTGAAGTGATCAAGGTAGATAAGATGAAAGATGTTGTAACGATTTCGATTGAAGCTGTTAATGAAGAAGAAAATCGCGTGCTTGATGCAGTCGTAATGGTGCAGCCCCCTCAAGTAACGTTAGCAGATTTAGAGCAGAAAGAAGGAGAAATAAATGAATAA
- a CDS encoding Bax inhibitor-1/YccA family protein produces MNNGVIENVGLNKFYSKIYAFLAMGIGISAIVSYLVLNVFFFEIVMFLYQYPFAFYGIWIAELVLVVVLGVKAMKNPTLAISGFILYSVLNGITLAVTLAMYTEGTVVTAFVSAAATFGGMSLIGIFTKRDLSAMGHAAYSALIGLIIAIFLNAFILKSGPVDYLISILMVIIFAGITAYDNQKIRTLYTQTGGQPGTGIAVFMALQLYLDFINLFLAFLRIFGKNN; encoded by the coding sequence ATGAATAATGGCGTAATAGAAAATGTTGGTTTAAATAAGTTTTATTCGAAAATTTATGCATTTTTAGCAATGGGAATCGGGATTAGCGCAATCGTATCTTATTTAGTACTAAACGTGTTTTTCTTTGAAATCGTTATGTTTTTATATCAGTATCCCTTTGCATTTTATGGAATTTGGATCGCGGAACTTGTTTTAGTTGTCGTTTTAGGTGTTAAAGCAATGAAAAATCCGACACTGGCAATTAGTGGGTTTATCCTGTATTCCGTTTTAAATGGGATTACATTAGCGGTTACTTTAGCAATGTATACAGAAGGAACTGTTGTAACGGCGTTTGTTAGTGCGGCTGCTACATTTGGCGGTATGTCGTTGATCGGAATCTTTACTAAAAGAGATCTATCAGCAATGGGTCACGCGGCCTATAGTGCTTTGATTGGCTTGATCATCGCGATCTTCCTAAATGCATTTATCCTGAAAAGTGGACCCGTTGATTACTTGATCTCAATTTTGATGGTGATTATCTTTGCTGGTATTACAGCGTATGATAACCAAAAAATCCGTACATTATATACTCAAACGGGTGGACAACCAGGAACTGGTATTGCTGTTTTCATGGCTTTACAATTATATCTTGATTTCATCAATTTATTCTTGGCGTTTTTACGTATTTTTGGTAAAAACAATTAA
- the argJ gene encoding bifunctional glutamate N-acetyltransferase/amino-acid acetyltransferase ArgJ: MGNEIKVPKGFKFYGTHVGIKKKRKDFGLIIADKVCHAAAVFTKNTFCGECIPIGKEHVSNAELQAVVVTSGIANVATGKVGRKNEYRILECLANKLQVEKENILPSSTGLIGPQLPIDLIEDFLKTESIEMKENYEDFAQAILTTDQQMKVRSLKVGDATILGIVKGSGMIEPNMATMLAYVLTDAKIAKEAIYPMLKTAVDQSFNTISIDSDTSTSDTVALLASNHYEVDQTAFQTGLNQLCKDLALAVVKDAEGATKTMFVTVKNAVSQEQAKSAGKSIINSPLVKTALFGNDPNWGRIAMALGKTEGLIFDQNKVTVYYGQYPIFSNSNEEKQNISQILAYIEQNEDIYLTVDLHQGTEQFEVIGCDLSYEYVKINSDYSS; this comes from the coding sequence ATGGGAAATGAGATAAAGGTACCGAAAGGCTTTAAATTTTACGGGACACATGTTGGTATAAAGAAAAAAAGAAAAGATTTTGGTTTGATTATTGCAGATAAGGTTTGTCATGCTGCAGCAGTTTTTACCAAAAATACATTTTGCGGTGAGTGTATCCCGATCGGAAAAGAACATGTAAGCAATGCTGAACTACAAGCCGTTGTAGTAACTAGCGGTATTGCTAATGTTGCCACTGGCAAAGTGGGCAGAAAAAATGAATATAGAATCCTGGAGTGCTTAGCCAATAAATTACAGGTCGAAAAGGAAAATATTCTACCTTCTTCGACAGGGTTGATTGGACCACAGTTGCCAATCGATTTAATTGAAGATTTTTTGAAAACAGAGTCAATCGAGATGAAGGAGAACTATGAAGATTTTGCTCAGGCAATTTTGACAACGGATCAACAGATGAAAGTTCGTAGTCTAAAAGTTGGCGATGCAACGATTTTAGGGATCGTCAAAGGCTCAGGGATGATTGAACCCAATATGGCGACGATGTTAGCCTATGTTTTGACTGATGCCAAAATAGCGAAAGAAGCAATTTATCCTATGCTGAAAACGGCTGTGGATCAATCCTTTAATACAATCAGCATCGATTCAGATACTAGTACTAGTGATACAGTTGCTTTATTGGCTAGCAATCACTATGAAGTGGACCAAACAGCATTTCAAACGGGTCTAAATCAACTCTGTAAGGATTTGGCCCTAGCGGTTGTCAAGGATGCTGAAGGTGCTACAAAGACAATGTTTGTTACTGTGAAAAATGCTGTAAGTCAGGAGCAAGCGAAAAGCGCTGGAAAGTCGATCATTAATTCACCATTAGTTAAGACAGCACTATTTGGAAATGATCCAAACTGGGGCAGAATTGCAATGGCTCTTGGAAAAACGGAAGGGTTGATTTTTGATCAGAATAAAGTCACTGTCTATTATGGACAATATCCGATTTTTTCAAATAGTAATGAGGAAAAACAAAATATTAGTCAAATATTAGCGTATATTGAACAAAACGAAGATATTTATTTAACAGTTGATTTACATCAAGGAACTGAGCAGTTTGAAGTGATTGGCTGTGATTTAAGCTATGAGTATGTCAAAATAAATAGTGATTATTCGTCTTAA
- a CDS encoding ATP-dependent DNA helicase, with product MQNTQRIAVRRLVEFILRRGSIDARHTSEHTALEGAKIHRKLQKAASENYQKEVKLAIDIELNQQTYIIEGRADGIFIDADNRTVIDEIKTSEPAFSELPEEQIEMYWYQVMCYGHIYCQQEHLTAITLQLTYYQTTTKEITRQEKDFTKAELKDFFDDLTQKYEQWLIFKTNWRKLRNDSLQQLTFPYGEYRAGQRELAVAVYKTILSDQRLFVEAPTGTGKTISTLFPTLKAIGEEQAERVFYLTAKTITRQVAEDAVEAMKQKELQLKSVTLTAKDKICFLTERNCTPEACPFANGYYDRLNEGLWDLLNHESQFTRDVIEDYARKHTLCPFELSLDVSLWCDLVICDYNYLFDPVVYLRRFFEEQSEVKENIFLVDEVHNLVNRSREMYSAVLSKSKISALKETLDKKQSKLIRVLNKVEKEFDKIKQVCEEEGKEFIHQNGPIDSLVKVAYSLAEKIKEWLPENQEHTNVDQILSVYFDVLNYTKISEGYDDHYCTYVNCQKYDITVKQFCIDPSYLLQQKLDKGKASILFSASLTPLDYYQEILGGREDSLRYRIPSPFPKENQLLVIENYIQTTYKERENSYEKIVTSLTNMIQQKAGNYFVFFPSYSYMDIIYELFRQKNPHIKTKIQASMMNESEREAFLADFVIDPEETLVGFCVLGGIFSEGIDLKGNRLIGTAIVGVGLPQINHEQELIKGYYDQEKNQGFQFAYQIPGMNKVLQAAGRVIRDTADQGIVLLLDQRFSTAAVQRFFPPHWNQVQTSFSTERTKQLLQQFWQSN from the coding sequence ATGCAGAATACGCAAAGAATCGCAGTCCGCAGATTAGTGGAATTTATTTTACGCAGAGGTAGTATTGATGCTAGACACACAAGTGAACATACAGCATTAGAAGGAGCTAAGATCCATCGTAAGCTTCAGAAAGCTGCCAGTGAGAATTATCAAAAAGAAGTCAAACTGGCGATCGACATAGAATTAAACCAACAAACGTACATAATTGAAGGCCGGGCCGATGGTATTTTTATAGATGCTGACAATAGAACCGTTATCGATGAAATCAAAACATCAGAGCCAGCATTTTCTGAATTACCGGAAGAACAGATTGAGATGTATTGGTATCAAGTGATGTGCTATGGACATATATACTGCCAACAAGAGCATTTAACAGCAATCACTTTACAGTTGACGTATTATCAAACGACGACGAAAGAAATTACGAGGCAAGAAAAAGACTTTACCAAAGCAGAGTTAAAAGATTTTTTTGACGACCTAACGCAAAAATATGAACAATGGCTGATTTTTAAAACCAATTGGCGTAAACTACGAAATGACTCACTTCAACAGTTGACTTTTCCTTATGGAGAGTATCGAGCAGGTCAAAGAGAGCTAGCTGTTGCCGTTTATAAAACGATTTTAAGTGATCAGCGACTCTTCGTTGAGGCGCCAACTGGAACAGGCAAGACAATTTCGACTTTGTTTCCGACGCTGAAGGCAATTGGAGAAGAACAAGCGGAAAGAGTCTTTTATTTGACCGCTAAAACCATCACTCGTCAAGTGGCCGAAGATGCAGTAGAAGCGATGAAACAAAAAGAGCTCCAGTTAAAAAGTGTGACATTAACCGCGAAAGATAAAATTTGTTTTTTAACAGAAAGAAATTGTACACCAGAAGCTTGTCCATTTGCCAACGGTTATTATGATCGTTTGAATGAAGGCCTATGGGATTTGCTGAATCATGAGAGTCAGTTTACGCGGGATGTGATCGAAGACTATGCACGTAAACACACGTTATGTCCCTTTGAACTGTCGTTAGATGTCAGTTTATGGTGTGATTTAGTTATTTGCGATTATAATTATTTATTTGATCCTGTTGTCTATTTAAGGCGTTTCTTTGAAGAGCAATCAGAAGTGAAAGAGAATATTTTTCTAGTGGATGAGGTTCATAATCTAGTCAATCGGTCGCGGGAAATGTATTCAGCCGTTTTATCAAAAAGTAAGATTTCCGCCTTGAAAGAAACCCTTGATAAAAAACAGAGCAAGCTAATCCGAGTACTTAACAAAGTAGAAAAAGAATTTGACAAAATAAAACAGGTCTGTGAGGAAGAAGGCAAAGAGTTTATCCATCAAAATGGGCCAATTGATTCTCTAGTTAAAGTCGCGTATTCTTTAGCGGAAAAAATCAAAGAGTGGCTTCCAGAAAATCAAGAGCATACGAATGTAGATCAAATCTTGTCTGTTTATTTTGATGTACTGAATTATACTAAAATCAGTGAAGGATACGATGATCATTATTGCACCTATGTCAATTGTCAGAAATATGATATTACAGTTAAACAATTTTGTATCGACCCAAGTTATCTTTTGCAGCAAAAACTTGATAAAGGCAAAGCAAGTATTTTATTTTCGGCCAGTTTGACGCCATTGGATTATTACCAAGAAATACTAGGTGGAAGAGAGGATAGCTTACGTTATCGGATTCCTAGTCCTTTTCCGAAAGAAAATCAACTATTAGTAATTGAAAACTATATTCAAACAACCTATAAAGAACGTGAAAATAGCTATGAAAAAATCGTTACAAGTTTGACTAATATGATTCAACAAAAAGCGGGGAATTATTTTGTGTTTTTTCCATCCTATTCCTACATGGATATCATTTATGAATTGTTCCGTCAAAAGAATCCTCATATTAAGACAAAAATTCAAGCAAGTATGATGAATGAAAGCGAACGAGAAGCCTTTCTAGCTGATTTTGTGATAGATCCTGAAGAAACGTTAGTTGGTTTTTGTGTCTTAGGAGGTATTTTTTCTGAAGGAATTGATCTAAAAGGGAACCGCTTGATCGGAACTGCGATTGTTGGAGTCGGCCTGCCACAGATCAATCATGAGCAGGAATTGATCAAAGGCTACTATGATCAGGAAAAGAACCAGGGATTTCAATTTGCTTACCAAATTCCTGGGATGAACAAAGTCTTACAAGCTGCAGGTCGAGTGATTAGAGATACCGCTGACCAAGGGATCGTTTTGCTTTTGGATCAACGTTTTTCAACCGCGGCTGTTCAGCGTTTTTTTCCGCCACATTGGAATCAGGTGCAGACCTCCTTTTCAACGGAACGAACAAAGCAACTGTTACAACAATTTTGGCAATCGAATTGA
- a CDS encoding asparaginase — translation MKTILVIHTGGTISMSKEADGNVTTNSMNPLLDQEELLAGKVNLVVEPIFNIPSPHMTLERMLELKQRIQKAYTENIDGVVITHGTDTLEETAYFLDITLENKIPIVLTGAMRSSNEIGTDGLYNFISAVWTACSDESYGKGVLVVMNDEIHTARYVTKTHTTNVATFRTPTFGPIGMIAKERTFFASEVRRQEVCDIQKVSGEVYVIKAYAGMDGSLFDLVDNDQTDGIVIEALGAGNLPPETLPALERLLARKIPIVLVSRCSNGIAEDLYDYEGGGVNLKKMGIVFSRGLNGPKARIRLIVGLNSGKDLHELFDFLSE, via the coding sequence ATGAAAACAATCCTAGTAATACATACAGGTGGCACGATTTCGATGTCAAAAGAAGCAGATGGAAATGTGACAACAAACAGCATGAATCCATTGCTTGACCAAGAAGAATTATTAGCTGGAAAAGTAAATTTAGTCGTTGAACCGATCTTCAACATTCCTTCTCCTCACATGACATTAGAACGAATGTTAGAGTTAAAGCAACGAATTCAAAAAGCATATACTGAAAATATTGATGGTGTGGTAATCACTCATGGAACAGATACATTGGAAGAGACTGCCTACTTTTTAGATATTACGTTGGAAAATAAAATTCCCATTGTTTTAACAGGTGCGATGCGTTCAAGCAATGAAATTGGCACAGATGGTTTGTATAACTTTATTAGCGCTGTTTGGACAGCGTGTTCCGATGAGTCATACGGTAAAGGCGTGCTCGTTGTGATGAATGATGAAATCCATACGGCTCGTTATGTAACGAAAACCCATACGACCAATGTTGCGACATTTCGGACGCCGACTTTTGGTCCAATCGGTATGATTGCCAAAGAACGAACGTTTTTTGCAAGTGAAGTGCGTCGACAAGAAGTGTGTGATATTCAAAAAGTATCGGGTGAAGTTTATGTGATCAAAGCATACGCTGGTATGGATGGCAGTTTATTTGACTTGGTAGACAATGACCAAACGGATGGTATTGTGATCGAAGCGTTAGGAGCTGGCAATCTTCCACCAGAAACATTACCAGCACTAGAAAGATTGCTAGCAAGAAAAATTCCGATTGTTTTAGTTTCACGCTGTTCCAATGGAATCGCTGAAGATCTTTATGATTATGAAGGCGGCGGTGTTAACTTAAAGAAAATGGGGATTGTTTTTTCTAGAGGATTAAATGGACCCAAAGCTCGGATTCGTTTGATTGTTGGCTTAAACAGTGGGAAAGATCTGCACGAGTTATTTGATTTTTTAAGCGAATAA
- a CDS encoding YajQ family cyclic di-GMP-binding protein, with product MAAKEASFDVTSEMNMEEVKNSIQIALKEIKNRFDFKGSIADIKLENNKLVVVAEDDYKIEQVKDVLFSKLVKRAVPIKNIHFSTSEKALGGSARQYGDLISGIDKDNAKKINVAIKNSGIKVKSQIQEDQIRVTGKSRDDLQKVITLLRNLDLPVELQFTNFR from the coding sequence ATGGCAGCAAAAGAAGCAAGCTTTGATGTAACATCTGAAATGAACATGGAAGAAGTCAAAAACTCGATCCAGATCGCACTAAAAGAGATCAAAAACCGATTTGACTTTAAAGGTTCGATCGCAGATATCAAGTTAGAAAACAATAAATTAGTAGTGGTTGCAGAAGATGACTATAAAATAGAACAAGTAAAAGATGTCTTATTCAGCAAATTAGTCAAAAGAGCCGTTCCGATCAAAAACATTCACTTCTCGACAAGCGAAAAAGCTCTTGGTGGTTCTGCACGTCAATATGGTGATTTGATCAGTGGAATCGATAAAGATAACGCAAAAAAAATCAATGTGGCGATCAAAAATTCAGGTATCAAAGTGAAATCACAAATCCAAGAAGATCAAATCAGAGTCACTGGAAAAAGCCGTGATGATTTACAAAAAGTAATTACTTTACTTAGAAATCTAGATTTACCAGTAGAACTACAATTTACCAATTTCCGTTAA